From the Diospyros lotus cultivar Yz01 chromosome 13, ASM1463336v1, whole genome shotgun sequence genome, one window contains:
- the LOC127788995 gene encoding zinc finger protein 11-like, which yields MEQARYSLCSKERHGLNLNSYIHQVPANPLCGDSWEEQAFAEDAAGPLGGCIWPPRSYSCSFCRREFRSAQALGGHMNVHRRDRARLKQSPNPQDHEALHPHHQNYQTLALKYPSQVCSMVQNPNPESRASPPATEGINPNEKPFLPLFSSPPPPWSNLDGDKYSHVLDLNDEENKNSKLSGEENSADEDCVTADLSVNLNLGVGQKRRISSGAEEAMSCRKRIRIDHSTPLLEHRSSSIEELDLELRLGDRPEVK from the coding sequence ATGGAGCAAGCGAGGTACTCGTTGTGTTCCAAGGAAAGACATGGCTTGAATTTGAATTCTTATATTCATCAAGTGCCAGCCAACCCTTTGTGTGGCGATTCCTGGGAAGAACAAGCTTTCGCAGAAGATGCAGCAGGGCCGCTCGGCGGCTGTATATGGCCTCCAAGATCTTATTCTTGCAGCTTTTGTAGAAGAGAATTCAGGTCGGCTCAAGCTCTGGGAGGTCACATGAATGTCCACAGAAGGGACAGAGCTAGACTCAAGCAGTCTCCGAATCCTCAAGATCACGAAGCTCTTCATCCTCACCATCAAAATTACCAAACCCTAGCTCTGAAATATCCATCTCAGGTTTGTTCCATGGTTCAAAACCCTAACCCTGAATCTAGGGCTTCACCTCCGGCTACAGAAGGGATTAATCCCAATGAGAAGccctttcttcctcttttctcctctcctcCGCCGCCATGGTCAAACTTGGATGGGGACAAATATTCTCATGTCCTGGATCTGAACGATGAGGAGAATAAGAACTCAAAACTTTCAGGGGAAGAAAACAGTGCAGACGAGGATTGTGTCACGGCAGATTTATCTGTAAACTTGAATTTGGGTGTCGGCCAGAAACGCCGAATTTCGTCCGGAGCCGAGGAAGCTATGAGTTGCCGGAAACGGATCAGAATTGACCATTCAACACCATTACTTGAGCACCGATCGAGTTCCATAGAAGAGTTAGATCTTGAGCTAAGGCTTGGCGATCGGCCAGAGGTGAAGTAG